A DNA window from Patescibacteria group bacterium contains the following coding sequences:
- a CDS encoding prepilin-type N-terminal cleavage/methylation domain-containing protein, with product MKQKKLSKWFTSAPKFGLAPHKGRGFTLIELLVVISIIGILASFSVVSLNSARVKARDAKRKADMTQMRIAIYLYYDDNLEYPKCGTWDEGAEDFGATVGCYSGTLSDSLISQSKPYMSELPVDPKNEGIYTYRYVSNAGGSQYVLAYNVEESAQVQIIRGW from the coding sequence ATGAAACAAAAAAAATTATCAAAATGGTTTACTTCGGCACCAAAATTTGGCTTAGCTCCGCACAAAGGCAGGGGATTTACCCTGATTGAGCTCTTGGTGGTTATCAGTATAATCGGCATTCTGGCTTCTTTTTCGGTCGTTTCCCTTAATAGCGCCAGGGTTAAAGCGCGGGATGCCAAAAGGAAAGCCGATATGACCCAAATGAGAATCGCCATATACCTTTATTATGATGATAATCTGGAATACCCCAAGTGCGGAACCTGGGATGAGGGAGCGGAAGATTTTGGGGCTACGGTCGGTTGTTATAGCGGAACTCTATCTGACAGCCTGATAAGCCAATCCAAACCCTATATGAGCGAATTGCCGGTTGATCCAAAAAACGAGGGAATTTATACCTACCGTTATGTTTCCAATGCCGGCGGCAGCCAATATGTCTTGGCCTACAACGTTGAAGAGAGCGCGCAGGTGCAAATAATCAGAGGTTGGTAG
- a CDS encoding type II secretion system F family protein: protein MAIFKFKALNSEGKKVDGLIDAANEKFAAETLQERGLSIISIKKHSEGRRESRFLSVLDRVKTKDLVIFSRQFSVMISANVALVQALRILIEQTENITLKMIVSEMADEVDGGLRLSDSLAKRPKIFSDFYINVVKSGETSGKLDEVLNYLADEMEKDYDMTSKIRGAMIYPIFVLVGLGVVGVVMMVFVVPKLTGILSETGATLPLVTRILIGTSDFLAAYWWLLAVVLVILAIGLRFYVKTSRGKKQFDFFRLKVPIFGKLFQRIYLVRFTRSMNTLITGGVTITKSLKITSEVVGNEIYKDLIEKTSQAVEAGDSISGVFAESEEIPKMVSQMMAIGEKTGKLDIILARITDFYTREINNVVANLMTLMEPIIMIIMGIAVGIMVAAIILPMYNLASQF, encoded by the coding sequence ATGGCGATTTTTAAGTTTAAAGCTTTAAATTCCGAGGGAAAGAAGGTGGATGGCCTTATAGACGCGGCTAATGAAAAATTTGCCGCGGAAACTTTGCAAGAAAGGGGTCTTTCCATTATTTCCATAAAAAAACATTCGGAAGGCAGGAGAGAATCAAGGTTTTTGTCTGTTTTGGACAGGGTCAAGACCAAAGATTTGGTAATTTTTTCCCGCCAATTTTCTGTTATGATTTCCGCTAATGTCGCCCTGGTGCAGGCTTTGAGGATTTTGATTGAGCAGACGGAGAATATCACCCTGAAGATGATTGTTTCCGAAATGGCCGATGAGGTGGACGGCGGGTTGCGCCTTTCCGATTCCCTGGCCAAGCGGCCCAAAATTTTTTCCGATTTTTACATCAATGTTGTCAAGTCGGGCGAAACCTCGGGAAAGTTAGACGAAGTTTTGAATTATCTGGCCGATGAAATGGAGAAAGATTATGATATGACAAGCAAAATAAGGGGAGCTATGATTTATCCGATTTTTGTCCTTGTCGGCCTGGGGGTAGTCGGAGTGGTAATGATGGTCTTTGTGGTGCCGAAATTAACCGGTATTTTATCGGAAACCGGAGCGACCCTGCCTCTAGTCACAAGAATTTTAATCGGCACTTCTGATTTTTTAGCGGCTTATTGGTGGCTGCTTGCGGTTGTTTTGGTTATTTTGGCCATTGGCTTAAGATTTTATGTCAAAACGTCAAGGGGTAAAAAACAGTTTGATTTTTTTAGGCTAAAGGTGCCGATTTTCGGCAAATTGTTCCAGAGAATTTATTTGGTCCGTTTTACCCGGTCAATGAATACCTTGATTACGGGCGGGGTAACGATTACCAAGAGCTTAAAAATAACTTCCGAAGTGGTAGGCAACGAGATTTATAAGGATTTAATAGAGAAAACCTCGCAAGCGGTTGAGGCCGGCGATTCCATTTCCGGCGTTTTCGCAGAGAGCGAAGAAATACCGAAAATGGTTTCCCAAATGATGGCTATCGGAGAAAAAACCGGAAAGCTTGATATAATCCTTGCCCGGATAACCGATTTTTATACCAGAGAAATAAATAACGTTGTAGCCAACCTCATGACCCTGATGGAGCCAATAATCATGATAATTATGGGGATAGCCGTCGGCATTATGGTAGCGGCCATAATTTTGCCGATGTATAATTTGGCCAGCCAGTTCTAA
- a CDS encoding ATPase, T2SS/T4P/T4SS family — MEVPSIFLNRILAEAAKRRASSLHFSVGSQPIARIDDKLIPLEKESILTSELLNKIIGSFVGEDEAKRLQEEREIVVVKNFAGDFRFRVNIFYQKDLPTISFNYIPAVTRSLEDLKLPAAFKEKINLNSGLLIVAGPNGSGKTSTVAAFIEDLNQREKKYVITLEDPIEYLFLNKKSVIEQRQIGRDVKSYTAGLKHCLDEDVDLVYVDEMKKEFAAAIPLVLQLAAGNSLVLLEMNAVNSIRVIEKILDAARTTISPEAARFSLADVLVGIVTQKLIPRLGGGLALASEVLIINPAIKSLIREGKIYQTESIIQTSREEGMISMEKSIDDLLKKGEVSQEEAKKIKPNI; from the coding sequence ATGGAAGTGCCATCTATTTTTTTAAACAGAATACTGGCGGAAGCGGCCAAAAGAAGGGCTTCCAGCCTTCATTTTTCCGTTGGCAGCCAACCAATAGCCAGAATTGATGATAAATTAATTCCCCTGGAAAAGGAAAGCATTTTGACTTCGGAGTTATTGAACAAAATCATCGGTTCTTTTGTTGGTGAAGATGAAGCCAAGCGTTTGCAAGAGGAGAGGGAAATAGTGGTGGTAAAAAATTTTGCCGGCGATTTCCGTTTTCGGGTAAATATTTTTTACCAAAAAGATTTGCCGACCATTTCTTTTAACTATATTCCGGCTGTTACCAGGAGCCTGGAAGACCTGAAATTGCCCGCCGCGTTCAAAGAAAAGATCAATCTAAACTCCGGGCTGTTAATCGTGGCCGGGCCCAACGGCTCCGGAAAGACTTCAACGGTGGCTGCTTTTATAGAAGATTTGAACCAAAGGGAGAAAAAATATGTTATTACCCTGGAAGACCCGATTGAATATTTATTCCTCAACAAGAAAAGCGTTATTGAACAAAGGCAAATCGGCCGAGATGTGAAGTCCTATACGGCCGGCCTGAAGCATTGCCTGGACGAGGATGTTGATTTAGTTTACGTTGATGAGATGAAAAAAGAGTTTGCCGCCGCCATTCCCCTTGTCTTGCAGCTGGCGGCCGGAAATTCTTTGGTTCTTCTGGAGATGAATGCGGTTAATTCAATAAGGGTGATAGAAAAAATTTTAGACGCGGCCAGAACAACAATTTCCCCGGAAGCGGCCCGTTTCAGCTTAGCCGATGTTTTGGTCGGTATTGTTACCCAAAAATTAATTCCCCGTCTGGGCGGAGGTTTGGCTTTGGCCAGCGAGGTTTTGATTATAAATCCGGCCATTAAATCTTTGATCAGGGAAGGCAAAATTTATCAAACAGAAAGCATTATTCAGACTTCCCGGGAAGAAGGCATGATCAGTATGGAGAAATCCATTGATGATTTACTGAAAAAAGGGGAGGTTTCCCAGGAAGAAGCAAAAAAAATAAAACCAAATATTTAA
- a CDS encoding response regulator has protein sequence MKNENYQPGSSPKIKILLVEDDSFLLSMYNTKFETENFKVITAEDGEKGVKLAIKELPDIILLDVMLPRMDGFEVLKTLKADKKTRDIPVILLTNLSQKERVKEGLSMGADDYLIKAHFMPSEVVEKIKKLTNK, from the coding sequence ATGAAAAACGAAAATTATCAACCAGGCAGTTCGCCCAAAATTAAGATTTTGTTAGTGGAGGATGATTCTTTTTTGTTGAGCATGTATAACACGAAATTTGAAACGGAAAATTTTAAAGTAATAACAGCTGAAGACGGAGAAAAAGGGGTAAAGCTGGCCATAAAGGAGCTCCCGGATATAATTTTGTTGGATGTAATGCTTCCCCGGATGGATGGCTTTGAGGTTTTGAAAACCTTAAAAGCGGATAAGAAGACCCGCGATATCCCCGTGATTTTGCTTACTAATTTGAGCCAGAAAGAAAGGGTAAAAGAGGGGCTTTCCATGGGAGCGGATGATTATTTGATAAAGGCCCATTTCATGCCCTCGGAAGTGGTTGAAAAAATTAAAAAACTGACAAATAAGTAG
- a CDS encoding GspE/PulE family protein, whose translation MGRQEDFLKLLKESKNLSESSLLEIKGKADAAGKKIEDVLVAEKLIDSEEMAQIKAKVYGLPYQNLLDREVSNEVINIISFEAAENYKIICFDKSGNKIKVGLTDPENFKAMEAVNFLAKEEKFRVEYYLISGPSFDKVFKQYRNLKSEIGKALETHAKEEEGARKKAKESGVDLEEVIKSAPVAKIVSVIIRHAVEGRASDIHIEPTQTESRVRYRIDGVLHTSLVLPRDIHNAIVARVKVMANLKLDETRLPQDGRINIEMGEKKIDFRVSVMPLIDEEKVVMRILDTTTGAPTLEELGFDGRALRIIKENIKKTTGMLLVTGPTGSGKSTTLFAILNMLNKEGVNIYTLEDPVEYFIKGINQSQTRPEIGFSFANGLRSLLRQDPDIIMVGEIRDNETAELAIHASLTGHFVLSTLHTNDAVGAVARMLDMKVEPFLLGSTLNVIIAQRLARKICPHCKKEEKLPEDILADMENEMKKMPQNAIKELVKDFVSLDKTVFFKGVGCPRCGNSGYSGRIAIVEALDINDRTRDIIMDKNKILRFDSTKESQDFVSMKQDGIMKVLRGETTMEEVLRVIQD comes from the coding sequence ATGGGCAGACAGGAGGATTTTTTAAAACTATTAAAAGAAAGCAAAAACCTTAGCGAAAGCAGCCTATTGGAAATAAAGGGGAAAGCTGACGCCGCCGGGAAAAAAATAGAAGATGTTTTAGTCGCGGAAAAATTGATTGATTCCGAGGAAATGGCGCAAATCAAGGCGAAAGTTTACGGCCTTCCCTATCAGAATCTCCTTGACAGAGAGGTGAGCAACGAGGTGATTAACATCATTTCTTTCGAAGCGGCGGAAAATTACAAGATTATTTGTTTTGACAAGAGCGGCAATAAAATAAAAGTCGGTTTAACGGATCCGGAAAATTTTAAGGCGATGGAGGCGGTTAATTTTTTAGCCAAAGAAGAAAAATTTCGGGTAGAGTATTATCTGATTTCCGGGCCGAGTTTTGATAAAGTTTTTAAACAGTACCGTAATTTGAAAAGCGAAATCGGCAAAGCTCTGGAGACCCATGCCAAGGAGGAAGAGGGCGCGCGCAAAAAGGCGAAAGAAAGCGGGGTAGACCTGGAAGAGGTTATAAAAAGCGCGCCGGTGGCCAAAATCGTTTCTGTTATAATCAGGCATGCCGTGGAAGGCAGGGCCAGCGACATCCATATTGAGCCCACCCAAACAGAGAGCCGAGTCCGCTATCGGATAGACGGCGTTCTTCACACCTCTTTGGTTCTGCCCAGAGATATCCACAACGCCATTGTGGCCAGGGTTAAAGTAATGGCCAATTTAAAATTAGACGAAACCAGGCTTCCCCAGGACGGTCGGATAAATATAGAAATGGGGGAAAAGAAGATTGATTTTCGAGTTTCAGTTATGCCCCTAATTGATGAGGAAAAAGTCGTGATGAGAATATTGGATACCACCACCGGCGCCCCGACCCTGGAAGAATTGGGATTTGACGGCCGGGCCTTAAGGATTATAAAAGAAAATATAAAGAAAACCACCGGCATGCTCTTGGTTACCGGTCCGACCGGATCTGGAAAATCCACCACTTTGTTCGCTATTTTAAATATGCTTAACAAGGAGGGAGTTAATATTTACACCCTGGAAGACCCGGTAGAATATTTTATAAAAGGCATTAACCAGTCCCAAACCAGGCCGGAAATCGGTTTTAGTTTTGCCAACGGGCTACGCTCTTTGTTGCGCCAAGACCCCGATATTATAATGGTTGGGGAAATAAGAGACAACGAAACGGCCGAATTGGCGATTCACGCCAGCTTAACCGGACACTTCGTTTTGTCCACTCTCCACACCAATGATGCCGTGGGGGCTGTGGCCAGGATGCTGGACATGAAAGTGGAACCGTTCCTCTTGGGCTCGACCCTTAACGTGATAATCGCCCAAAGGCTGGCTAGAAAAATTTGCCCGCATTGCAAAAAAGAGGAAAAGCTTCCCGAAGATATTTTGGCTGATATGGAAAACGAGATGAAAAAAATGCCGCAGAACGCGATAAAAGAGCTGGTCAAAGATTTTGTAAGTTTGGATAAAACAGTTTTTTTCAAGGGGGTTGGCTGCCCCCGCTGCGGCAATTCCGGCTATAGCGGCCGCATCGCCATTGTTGAGGCTCTTGATATTAACGACAGGACAAGGGATATAATAATGGACAAAAATAAAATTTTACGTTTTGATAGCACGAAAGAGAGCCAGGACTTTGTCAGTATGAAGCAGGATGGGATTATGAAAGTCCTGCGGGGAGAAACCACTATGGAAGAAGTTTTAAGGGTTATCCAGGATTAA
- the pilM gene encoding type IV pilus assembly protein PilM — protein MGLFSSEKSHLGIDIGTASIKVVELEKGAGGLRLLTYGFTENLGEIERKDWQTDIKYTAKVINEICKKAKTVSRSAITALPTFSVFSSIISLANMDQKDFASAVHWEAKKVIPLPLEEMVLDWKKIESGDKKDKNVKILLTGAPKSLVKKYISVFKEAQISLLSLETETFSLIRSLLGNDKSTVMIVEVGMSTTDISIISESIPVLSRSIDVGGLAITKAIGNNLGVGLERAEQFKYDLGISSSDSGEDIVPKAITETVGPIINEIKYMINLFESKNNRKVEKLVLSGGSSLLPNFVNYLTKIFNMNIIIGDPWTRISYPVDLGPVISEIGPKLSVAIGLAMRETK, from the coding sequence ATGGGTTTATTTTCTTCAGAGAAAAGCCATTTGGGAATTGATATTGGCACGGCCAGCATAAAGGTTGTTGAGTTGGAAAAGGGAGCGGGGGGGTTGCGGCTTTTGACTTACGGCTTTACCGAAAATTTAGGGGAGATTGAGAGAAAAGACTGGCAAACCGACATTAAATACACGGCCAAAGTCATAAATGAAATTTGCAAAAAAGCAAAAACCGTGAGTCGCAGCGCCATAACGGCTCTTCCGACTTTTTCCGTTTTTTCTTCGATTATCAGTTTGGCCAATATGGACCAGAAGGATTTTGCCTCTGCCGTCCATTGGGAGGCCAAAAAAGTCATCCCTTTGCCCTTGGAGGAGATGGTTTTGGATTGGAAAAAAATAGAAAGCGGAGACAAGAAAGACAAAAACGTAAAGATACTTTTGACCGGAGCGCCAAAATCTTTGGTGAAAAAATATATCAGCGTCTTTAAGGAAGCCCAAATCAGCCTGCTAAGCCTGGAGACGGAAACTTTCTCTTTGATCAGGTCTTTGTTGGGAAACGACAAATCAACGGTAATGATAGTTGAAGTGGGAATGAGCACGACCGATATTTCCATCATCAGCGAAAGCATTCCCGTTCTCTCCCGCAGCATAGATGTCGGCGGATTGGCCATAACCAAGGCCATCGGCAATAATCTGGGCGTAGGATTGGAAAGGGCCGAGCAATTCAAATATGATTTGGGGATAAGCTCGTCGGATTCCGGCGAGGATATTGTGCCGAAGGCTATTACGGAAACGGTTGGCCCCATCATCAACGAAATAAAATACATGATTAACTTATTTGAGAGCAAGAACAACAGGAAGGTGGAAAAATTGGTTTTATCCGGCGGCTCTTCGCTTCTGCCCAACTTTGTAAATTATTTGACGAAAATTTTCAATATGAATATAATTATCGGCGATCCTTGGACCAGAATTTCTTATCCGGTTGATTTGGGTCCGGTTATTTCCGAAATAGGGCCGAAATTATCGGTCGCTATCGGTCTGGCGATGAGAGAAACGAAATAG
- a CDS encoding HD domain-containing protein, with protein MNNKTTQQVEDYVKSIMSNEVAHDFKHVDRVKNWALQIANKEGFEDLEVVVISALMHDIGLTQAEKRSLHGEVGAEIAAKFLKENNLLTQDKIVEICNAIKYHNKNREGDGKLLKILRDADMMDLFGAVGIMRSFTSKSSKPEYDVADIKGETWQMQAVDFDRRFDSGIGIGNFIVDQINFQISCYDNLSTESARQFAKPIVEFMTDYIKQLDIEINDGRNSV; from the coding sequence ATGAACAATAAAACAACTCAACAAGTGGAAGATTATGTTAAAAGTATTATGAGTAATGAAGTGGCTCATGATTTTAAACATGTTGATCGCGTAAAAAATTGGGCTTTGCAAATTGCCAATAAGGAAGGTTTTGAAGATTTAGAAGTGGTAGTAATTTCAGCCTTAATGCATGACATTGGATTGACACAAGCCGAGAAGCGTAGCTTGCATGGCGAGGTTGGTGCTGAAATAGCCGCAAAATTTTTAAAAGAAAATAATTTGCTCACACAAGATAAAATTGTTGAGATTTGCAATGCGATAAAATATCACAATAAAAATCGCGAGGGTGATGGCAAATTATTAAAAATTTTGCGTGATGCGGATATGATGGATTTGTTTGGTGCGGTTGGTATTATGAGATCTTTCACTTCTAAATCTTCAAAACCAGAATATGATGTCGCCGATATTAAGGGTGAAACGTGGCAAATGCAAGCGGTTGATTTTGACAGACGCTTTGATAGTGGAATTGGTATTGGCAATTTTATTGTAGACCAAATCAACTTTCAAATTAGTTGCTATGATAATTTAAGCACTGAATCGGCGAGACAATTTGCAAAGCCAATTGTTGAATTTATGACAGATTATATTAAACAGCTTGATATTGAAATCAACGACGGGCGAAACAGCGTATAA